Sequence from the Denticeps clupeoides chromosome 20, fDenClu1.1, whole genome shotgun sequence genome:
ATTATGATCAGATTGttatttcatgtttcatgtccTGTGAATGCAATAATTAATGTGGCAATCATTTCAATGCTGTGGAAAATTCCTTAGAGGCCCACAGCACACTTACCACAGAATGTCACAATGATGACCAGACACGGGCCCCAACAAAAGTgtgacactgaggtgctgcTGGAGCACCAGGGGTCCGTGTTGATATTATTTCACAAGTGCTATGGTGTTTTCCATTTCTCCatggtgtgtgtacatttttctctttcttctgtttattgaaattcacctttttttttataaatgttgaGCGTGTGCGTAATCGTGGCATGATAATCAGACGTCACAGCAGATGGTGATAATTCTCTTCCATGTCTATCCTCTTCTgcagttttattacaaataacatTTCAAACAACCGTAGGTAATAATCGGTGAAATTTCTTTTATAACTAcagtcatttcattttgtaacttttatttcacaaatgTTATAGAGGGTTGTGTTATGATGTATGATATTTTGtaccattttaaaacatgtttttttcataaCCTTCTGTCTGTTGTGTCAGTTGAAATCTAGTGTAATTGTAGTGGTTGCATTGTGTTAATGTGCATACAACATGAATTTTGGCTGCTTGGGGGTGTTGAAGCTATAATAAATCTGTCTTAAGGCCCTTCTTCCCTTTACTCAGACCTTTACTCATTACCTAAGTCTACTGTGTGTTGATGTAGATGAGTACAGTTATGACCTGGGGTAATTCTTATCAGCTACCTtacataaacaaaataaatgaattctcACTGGCGCTCATTCTCTGaattttggattatttttaGCCTCTGTTGTCTTCATGAAAGTCATGTTAATTGTCCACAACCCATATTTCTTATTGGAATCTTTCTACTGGTCATAGTTGTAGCTGTGTCCCTCACAATCTGggcaaactttttttaaaaacattttcttacaTACATTGAAGGTATTGTTAtgctttttattgtttattgtaaatatgtttcttaTTTGCTTTGTATGCGGTATACTTGTACAAAAATGACGGCCAATAGGGAGCACTGTGATGGACACGTTCTgttcatatttgtgtgtttgtgtaacaaaagtctgaaacaTTTCCTAAATGGGCCCACATAGTATGCAGCTCAAAAACATGGACAATTCCAAAAACTAGACAAAatctaaaattaagacaggctgccTACAACTATACACATCCCATTCTTCTAGTCTATCGTACCTACCCATTCCGtttgattcgctgcttgtaagtATGTTTCAGTGATTGGAAAAGTGtttatgaaattttcatttgtttacaaaatattcatttgttttatgaatCTTGCTGGCCACTTCAAATTAacccaaatttaaaaaaaaacaagaggaaattAATTGTTTTGTCTTTCAAATTGATACTCCAAATGAAAATAGATAAATGTCTATCAAAAATGAAGGTTCTGAGTTGCTGTTCAGAAAAAATTCTATATGTTAACCACACACCTTTCAGCAGGGTGTGCGAGAGCTGTTTCATTCTCTATGACTCCACCAGTCAACAGATGACGCTCTTTAATGTAGGTGGAACTGTAGGCTCCCGTAAACTCATTGGCTCGTAATTTTAAGAGAAGTGCATGTAGGAGGGAGGTGTGAAGGTTATATGTATTCATTTTCTTTAGCGTTTATCCAAAGAGCCTGTTGATCCTGAGTCCTGCGGCTATTGTGGCTGCTGACCCACCTCATCTCGGGTCACGGTGAGGAAAACTGCATGTGGAGGTTGATCAGAATGGCACTTCTCAGGATTTTCTTGTTCGTCTGTTTCATTTTGGTAGTGGGAAGTGGTGAGTATtcattatttgtcatttaatgaaatgttaatcgCTATGAGGTTGAAATTTGAACGAATCTTGATTGTTGTGTGACTGTAACAATTCTTGTTGTGTAAAAACAACCTGCAAAACAGCATtaggctgtgtttttttttataaaagaaattatcatttttataaaagaaaatgaaaatgtttcaaaCCAACTTCCTGATGCACAGGATGGACCGGTAGAGTTGCATATTGAGTGTCAAATCATTGTCCACAAACACTTTGTGGAATGCTGACAGAGCAGATTCTATGACTAgctggattgtgtgtgtttgtatgtacaGTAGTTCGAAGTTCATGGACACTTGGACTGCGCAGACTTATGTAAAAGTTACAAACCTGTAAATAAGTGCACGTATGATGTCCTTGTTTGCCCAAACTGTAGCTGAACAGCAGATCCCAGAGCGCCATTCCCTCTACTATGTCTACACTGCACTGTCGAAACCCGTGGCTGCTCCTGGCATCTTTGAATTTGTGGCCATGGGCCTGCTGGATGACCGACAGATCGACTACTACAACAGCAGAGATAAGGTGAAGGTTCCTAAACAGGACTGGATGAAAGAAAGGAATACAAAAGATTACTGGGATAAAGGGACTCAGTCACGGAGGAGTAAGGAGCAGTGGTTCAAAGTCAACATCAACATTCTGATGGAACGCATGAAGCAAAATAATTCTGGTGAGTCAGAAGGCCTTACTGATTTTTCTTACGTACATATGCATACAGTGGCATTATAAccttataactttttttttgttttttagatcTTCACGTGCTGCAGTGGAGACATGGCTGTGAGATCGAGCCGCAGGCAGATGGGAAACCAAAATTCATGAAGGGTGTTGACGAGTACAGTTATGACGGCAGGGACTTCCTGTCGTTTGATGACTCCAACTTGCAGTGGGTCGCCCCAACAAGTGCAGCTGTACCCACTAAACAGAAGTGGGACGGGGTGCCCATCCTCAACCAGTACACCAAGGGCTACCTGGAGAGCGAGTGTGTGGACTGGCTCAGCAAATTCATGAAGTACGGGGAAAAAGAACTTGAGAGATTTGCTAAAGATTGTAAGTGCTGCGGTCTGCTTGTAGCTAAACTGCTGGTGTTGTTTGGTGTCTGTGACCTGAtaaatttttaatattttcatctTTAAAGCTGCTCCAAGAGTTTATCCATTGGCAAAGAAGACAACTTCTCCAGACAAGCTTCTCCTGATCTGCTTCGCCACAGGCTTCTATCCCAAAGATATTAAACTGAATATAAAGAAGGACAACATTACTCTGACTGAAGCTGACGGTGTGCGGACTGGTGACGTTTTGCCCAACGGTGATGACACCCACCAGCTGAGGAAAAGCGTGGAGATCCCCGAGTCTGACAAGGCAGAGTACGAATGTGAGGTGATCCACAGGAGCCTTGAGAAACCAGTAATTGTGCAGTGGGGTAAGTGTTATAAATATCCAGATCCAAGGATCTAACAGTTCTCTCTCTGTAtctcacctgcacacacattgGGCCTTTTACGTTATCTGTGatgttttcatattttgctTAATTAACGACTTCAGCTTTTTTCAGATCGTTTTAATcatcaataaattaaaaatctaGTGGGTAAGTCGATGTCCTCTTTGCATGCACAATCCCAGTCATCctttgatgaagatgaagaacgaagtgaagtgattgtcattgtgaagcacatcacacggtgacacaacaaaatgtgtcctctgcatttaaccatcaccctgagtgagcagtgggcagccatgacaggcgcccggggagcagtgtggggggatggtgctttgctcagtggcacctcagtgtcaccttggtggttcagggcTCAAAcggacaaccttctgattatgggtccatttcctttcccgctaggccaccactgccccacttaaTACATTCcctcaaaatatatatacatatattaggAAAATCCATGAGTCGAGCTTCCTGGAACAGGAATTTCCTTTCCTTTAGTCCACTTTGGTGTGGGTTTGAAATAATGTACCTTGGCCAGTtcccttttacatttacatttacatttacggcatttggcagacgcccttatccagagcgacttacaacgtgcttaagttaccatcgatgaagagatcaattccggttcgctaggaccccaactatgaatacaatctattttattcactctgttgtagattctgtacacaagttcgacaacaagaaaattacaatttaatctaaaaattctttaaagaggaaggtcttgagctgtcgtttgaaggtgctcagtgactgagctgttctgacctcaaggggaagttcattccaccaccgaggggccaagacggagaagagtctagatgaatgttttccttttaccttcagagatggagggaccagtcTGATGCAGGATCGACAGAAGGCGGCATGCGTCAGGTTCGGTTCCGTGCGAGGCAGGGTTCAGCTGTGCACGCCACCGGGAGGGGCCGCTTACACCGCTACATCTTTAGCTGTTTAGTAAGACGTCTGACCTTCTTCCATCGTGGAGCGAGTCCTTTGCCACCAAAGCACAACCAGAGAGAAGAAACATCGACAAACCGGCTTTTCTGTCTATGCCCTGTTACTTAGTGCTAAATTATACTGCTTATTGTTCTCTTCATCCAGCAACGCTAATTACCTGAGAATGACAAAAACTGAATCAATATGAGAAGCACTGTAACAAAACTTATCATCCTTCTCATGTGCATGTTTAACCTTCCTCCATGTCCTCTTATGTTATGCAGATAAGAGCCGTGACGTTACGCCTCGTTTTGAACTGATTGCAGTTTTCATTGTGATTGGACTCATTCTGCTGGCTGTGCCCGCCACCATAGTTCTGGCTGTTCGCCGCCGTAAGAAGATGGCTGGTCAGTGTTTTAAAATTAGGAGCTGCGTGATCCAGAGCTGTAGCATTTGTCTTTAACTTGCTCGTGGGGTGAGAGCCATATGtgtgtaagtgacattttgggtgaaacTCAAATGAATCCATTAGAATTCAAAAATGTTGTActctcattaaaaaatatatttttaaagttggcaaaatgtcacttgCGCCTAAATAGTTGTCACCCCTCGGATTGATGTTGaataataaattgaataatACAAATTTTCATGTGCCATAGCTCTTTCAGCGCCCCCAAATGTTGTGGGATCGACATCATTCCTGAAACCGGGCGTTCTTAAGCTGTCATGTACAGCTTCGGGCTTCTTCCCAAAGAACATCAAAATTGTGTTCATGAAGGACAATCAACCAGTGCCTTCCATCGCCAGCGAGCTGCAAAAACTCCCAAATGAAACTTACAAGCTGACAAATACTCTGGACATTCCGCAGTCAGACCTGCGAAGCTATGAATATGAAGTGAAGCACGCAGAACTGACAGCTCCCATAACTGGCGAGTGGGGTAAGCGTCTTGATATTTAACATGGCCTCACTACACTCAGAGAAATTGAATGAGATGAAATTGTTGGTTGAGTTAAACCAAACTGTAACGTAATGAGTGGAACATTAGAGCCGCATGGGGGCAGAAAATGAACTAATGATGAAGGCCAAATTGCCATGGTTGGAGTTGAATTGCATAACATTTATTTCGCagctcatttaaataaaaaaatacgaTTTTTCCCGTGAAAATTGACCAGTGAAACGACTCCTGAGATCATTGTTTTTCATGTTCCCTAGCTCCTGCTGAAGCTCCAGATGTTCTTGAATCTACCTATTTGACTCCAGGCAAGGTTGAACTGCGATGCAAAGCAACTGGCTTCTTCCCCAAAAACATAGAAATGAGTTTCAAGAAGAACAATGTGGCGGTGCCCACTAATCTCACCGGACCAACCAGGCTTCCTGATGGGACTTATGAGCTGACAAAGACGATTGAGATTCCAGAGCCAGAGCTGGGGGAATATAACTACATGGTGAATCATGCAGGACTGGCACAGCTGACACAGCTGATAACTGGAAAATTTGGTAATCATAAAATCTACTCAGTATCAAATTTGAATGGGAGTGTACTGTAGTGATCACAATGCCTTTTGCAATTCCTTAGAAGCACACTTTCCCATGATATAATATTTGATagtataaaaacagaaatatttctCCACTTGCACTATTGTGAACATTAGGAGCATTATaaattgtatataaaatatgcaaaatgacGAATGCTGATTTTCATGTGCCATAGCTCTTCCAACTGCCCCATTTGTTGAGGTATCGGAAGAATACGTGGATCCAGGACATTTGCAATTAAAGTGTACAGCTTCAGGCTTCTTTCCAAAAAACATCAATGTGGTTATCATGAAGAAGAATGAAGAAGTTTCCACTGAGGCCAGAGGGCCAGAACAACTCCCTGACGGAACT
This genomic interval carries:
- the LOC114770272 gene encoding uncharacterized protein LOC114770272 isoform X1 → MWRLIRMALLRIFLFVCFILVVGSAEQQIPERHSLYYVYTALSKPVAAPGIFEFVAMGLLDDRQIDYYNSRDKVKVPKQDWMKERNTKDYWDKGTQSRRSKEQWFKVNINILMERMKQNNSDLHVLQWRHGCEIEPQADGKPKFMKGVDEYSYDGRDFLSFDDSNLQWVAPTSAAVPTKQKWDGVPILNQYTKGYLESECVDWLSKFMKYGEKELERFAKDSAPRVYPLAKKTTSPDKLLLICFATGFYPKDIKLNIKKDNITLTEADGVRTGDVLPNGDDTHQLRKSVEIPESDKAEYECEVIHRSLEKPVIVQWDKSRDVTPRFELIAVFIVIGLILLAVPATIVLAVRRRKKMAALSAPPNVVGSTSFLKPGVLKLSCTASGFFPKNIKIVFMKDNQPVPSIASELQKLPNETYKLTNTLDIPQSDLRSYEYEVKHAELTAPITGEWAPAEAPDVLESTYLTPGKVELRCKATGFFPKNIEMSFKKNNVAVPTNLTGPTRLPDGTYELTKTIEIPEPELGEYNYMVNHAGLAQLTQLITGKFALPTAPFVEVSEEYVDPGHLQLKCTASGFFPKNINVVIMKKNEEVSTEARGPEQLPDGTYTLTKTLEIQHSDLQEYEYNVTHPVLTNPISGTWGSSQLQDSGHGSDVSLQGSADRTSLGSNSSTEAVPT
- the LOC114770272 gene encoding H-2 class I histocompatibility antigen, D-37 alpha chain-like isoform X2, yielding MSRTVVFAFCVLSATAIQQIPERHSLYYVYTALSKPVAAPGIFEFVAMGLLDDRQIDYYNSRDKVKVPKQDWMKERNTKDYWDKGTQSRRSKEQWFKVNINILMERMKQNNSDLHVLQWRHGCEIEPQADGKPKFMKGVDEYSYDGRDFLSFDDSNLQWVAPTSAAVPTKQKWDGVPILNQYTKGYLESECVDWLSKFMKYGEKELERFAKDSAPRVYPLAKKTTSPDKLLLICFATGFYPKDIKLNIKKDNITLTEADGVRTGDVLPNGDDTHQLRKSVEIPESDKAEYECEVIHRSLEKPVIVQWDKSRDVTPRFELIAVFIVIGLILLAVPATIVLAVRRRKKMAALSAPPNVVGSTSFLKPGVLKLSCTASGFFPKNIKIVFMKDNQPVPSIASELQKLPNETYKLTNTLDIPQSDLRSYEYEVKHAELTAPITGEWAPAEAPDVLESTYLTPGKVELRCKATGFFPKNIEMSFKKNNVAVPTNLTGPTRLPDGTYELTKTIEIPEPELGEYNYMVNHAGLAQLTQLITGKFALPTAPFVEVSEEYVDPGHLQLKCTASGFFPKNINVVIMKKNEEVSTEARGPEQLPDGTYTLTKTLEIQHSDLQEYEYNVTHPVLTNPISGTWGSSQLQDSGHGSDVSLQGSADRTSLGSNSSTEAVPT